From one Leptospiraceae bacterium genomic stretch:
- a CDS encoding site-specific DNA-methyltransferase, which produces MNFPEDTETLVDSYEHRIIEMISRPEVGAQAQFQNKKKPKKYSYDPSLSPNLDWAGKAEHLSFEVPTLPLFVHERLSTEAIINTLTGHRKSGVGEMGSLFADPTRNFAEQLKSYEHNDKWANRMILGDSLVVMNSLIEYEGMAGKVQTIFMDPPYGVKYNSNFQPFVRKKDVSHGDDDSFSREPEMVQAYRDTWELGIHSYLTYLRDRFKIARDLLTESGSIFIQISDENVHHVREILDEVFGAENFVSEIIFRKTVSQTSSFLPCINDYILWYGKEKGKLKYNPLYMERYLDDESSSKFKWIEYNDKNIPFNKATEEEIKKGKIFAADGLDSQTGSNSTRFEIEYLGVKNIPNGARGWRTSEGGIEKLKSQNRLGVFGNKILYKRFFSDFPFTELRGLWYDTMNSFEEKQYVVQTNMLPIQRCILMTTDPGDLVFDPTCGSGTTAYVAEQWGRRWITCDVSRVPLALARQRILTATFPWYDLKDPNMGPSGGYIYKRKQNKKGEEVGGLVPHITLKSIANDIEPEMEILVDRPEENTRITRVSGPFVVEATIPPSGLGEDEAPADYVENFSNHIDRMVNVLQKTANLQLTGGRKISLSKMQKPARAKSIHAEGESEGRLLAFHIGPENGAISERMVQDAIKEANLKNYSEIVFIGFAVQPNARMLIEQAKEMTLPAYYVQATPDFLMSDLLKNMRSSQVFSICGLPEVTTKKLKDGKWQVTLVGLDTFDPTTMLSEHWDGRDVPAWFLDQDYNGSVFHVNQAFFPRTSAWGKIAKALKTEYDESVWEHLAGNVSAPFEAGEKKRIAVKVIDERGNELMIEKEIDL; this is translated from the coding sequence ATGAATTTTCCCGAAGACACGGAGACTCTAGTCGATTCCTACGAGCACCGGATAATCGAAATGATTTCCCGACCCGAAGTGGGAGCACAGGCACAATTTCAAAACAAGAAAAAGCCCAAGAAGTATAGCTATGATCCATCTCTATCGCCTAACCTTGATTGGGCGGGGAAGGCAGAGCATCTCAGTTTTGAAGTTCCAACTCTTCCTCTCTTTGTGCATGAAAGACTTTCTACGGAGGCGATTATCAATACACTCACGGGGCATAGAAAGAGTGGAGTCGGAGAAATGGGAAGTCTATTTGCAGACCCGACTCGCAATTTTGCAGAGCAACTAAAAAGCTACGAGCACAACGACAAGTGGGCTAACAGAATGATCCTCGGTGATTCGCTCGTGGTGATGAACTCTCTCATCGAATACGAAGGCATGGCTGGGAAAGTGCAGACGATCTTTATGGATCCTCCCTATGGTGTGAAATACAATTCCAATTTCCAACCCTTCGTGCGCAAAAAGGATGTTAGCCACGGAGACGACGACTCCTTCTCCCGCGAACCCGAAATGGTGCAAGCCTACCGTGATACTTGGGAACTGGGTATTCATAGTTACCTCACCTACTTGCGTGACCGTTTCAAAATCGCCCGCGATCTTCTCACCGAAAGTGGTAGTATCTTCATCCAAATCTCCGACGAGAACGTACACCATGTGAGAGAGATTTTGGATGAGGTGTTTGGTGCGGAGAATTTTGTGAGTGAAATAATATTTAGGAAAACAGTCTCGCAAACAAGTTCTTTCCTACCTTGTATTAATGATTACATTTTATGGTATGGAAAAGAAAAAGGAAAGCTAAAGTATAACCCATTGTATATGGAAAGGTATCTTGATGACGAATCAAGTTCTAAATTTAAGTGGATTGAGTATAATGATAAAAACATACCATTTAATAAAGCAACAGAAGAAGAAATAAAGAAAGGTAAGATATTTGCTGCAGATGGTTTAGATTCTCAAACTGGTAGTAATAGTACTAGATTTGAAATTGAATATCTGGGTGTAAAAAATATTCCTAATGGTGCAAGAGGCTGGAGAACCTCAGAGGGTGGTATAGAAAAATTAAAAAGTCAAAATCGGTTAGGAGTCTTTGGAAATAAAATATTGTACAAAAGATTTTTTTCTGATTTTCCATTCACCGAGCTTAGAGGGTTGTGGTATGATACTATGAATAGCTTTGAAGAAAAGCAATATGTTGTGCAAACAAATATGTTGCCTATCCAACGCTGTATCTTAATGACCACTGACCCTGGCGATTTGGTCTTTGATCCAACTTGTGGTAGCGGCACAACGGCGTATGTCGCTGAGCAATGGGGTAGACGTTGGATTACCTGTGACGTTAGCCGCGTTCCATTGGCATTGGCTAGACAGAGAATTCTCACTGCAACTTTTCCTTGGTATGATTTGAAAGACCCGAATATGGGACCTTCCGGTGGATATATCTACAAACGTAAGCAGAATAAAAAAGGCGAAGAAGTGGGAGGGCTTGTTCCTCATATCACTTTGAAAAGTATCGCAAACGACATAGAGCCTGAGATGGAAATTCTAGTCGATCGCCCAGAGGAGAATACTCGCATTACCCGCGTCTCTGGTCCTTTTGTGGTCGAAGCTACCATTCCTCCCTCAGGGCTTGGAGAAGATGAAGCACCTGCGGATTATGTAGAAAATTTCTCGAATCATATTGACCGAATGGTAAATGTATTACAGAAGACCGCCAACTTACAATTAACCGGTGGAAGAAAAATTTCCCTTTCCAAAATGCAAAAACCCGCTCGTGCTAAAAGCATTCACGCAGAAGGAGAATCAGAAGGTAGACTTCTCGCCTTTCATATCGGTCCCGAAAATGGAGCCATCTCCGAGCGTATGGTGCAAGATGCTATCAAAGAAGCAAATCTCAAAAACTATTCTGAGATTGTTTTCATCGGTTTTGCTGTTCAGCCTAACGCGCGTATGCTCATAGAACAAGCTAAGGAAATGACTCTTCCCGCTTATTATGTGCAGGCTACTCCTGATTTTCTCATGTCCGATCTTTTGAAGAATATGAGAAGTTCACAGGTATTTAGTATTTGTGGTCTTCCCGAAGTTACAACGAAGAAATTAAAAGATGGAAAGTGGCAGGTAACGCTTGTTGGTCTCGACACCTTTGATCCTACTACTATGTTATCCGAACACTGGGACGGAAGAGATGTTCCTGCTTGGTTTTTAGATCAGGATTATAACGGTTCAGTCTTTCATGTGAACCAAGCATTTTTCCCAAGAACATCAGCCTGGGGAAAAATTGCCAAAGCACTAAAGACTGAGTATGACGAATCGGTTTGGGAACACTTAGCAGGAAATGTTTCTGCTCCTTTTGAAGCTGGTGAAAAGAAAAGAATTGCCGTCAAAGTGATTGACGAGCGCGGCAATGAGCTTATGATTGAGAAGGAGATTGACCTTTGA
- a CDS encoding HAMP domain-containing histidine kinase — MKVFFPLRKTFKTRGLFQLLFFLLNLGSKKASQEDQIRIRITNLISITFLLGIVIFTTMQLILFCTTEIEFLFSFGLLNLMILGLNRLGYIGLTKILHIIIINLSVFVIVQKEKDLPAIVVYQLLAAFLPFLLFRLSQIKYIILSIIFNFALVILSSPYLFSWLTPNIHTQKQIIYETAFALWNSYVCSICFLLYFYLQNEKMKKRVTAQTLRTKNLNAQLTELLEEQKLTTQIIAHDLRNPLSSILGIESILNPILEKNKTIPQEIPKFLGLIFKSASNGIRVIEDIRDAYSFEQKGVTIEIESLPIEEILSEISVSFQTMLEEKQVRIILSCPTGLRIRTNRLRLTRAIENALTNAIKFSPEKGEIQINVFAKDYIDITIKDSGIGIPKKLHRFLFQKFTQAKRRGLHNEVSTGLGMYIIHKIMISLGGAVTIDSIENRGTSISLLLPLSKME; from the coding sequence ATGAAAGTATTTTTCCCATTACGAAAAACGTTTAAAACTAGGGGTTTGTTTCAATTATTGTTTTTTCTATTGAATCTTGGTTCAAAGAAAGCGAGTCAAGAAGATCAAATTCGAATCCGAATTACAAATTTAATTTCCATTACATTCCTTTTGGGGATTGTAATTTTTACGACAATGCAGTTGATTTTGTTTTGCACTACCGAAATAGAGTTTTTATTCTCTTTTGGGTTGTTAAACTTAATGATCCTCGGTTTAAATCGTTTGGGCTACATTGGATTAACCAAAATCCTACATATAATCATTATCAATCTCTCTGTCTTTGTAATCGTTCAAAAAGAAAAAGATTTACCTGCCATTGTAGTATATCAACTATTAGCCGCATTTTTACCATTTTTGTTGTTTCGCTTGAGTCAGATCAAATACATTATCCTATCTATAATTTTTAATTTTGCTTTAGTGATTTTAAGTTCTCCTTATCTTTTTTCGTGGCTAACGCCCAATATTCATACCCAAAAGCAAATCATATATGAAACAGCATTTGCGCTTTGGAATAGTTATGTTTGCTCTATTTGCTTTCTTTTGTATTTCTATTTGCAAAACGAGAAAATGAAAAAGCGTGTCACAGCACAAACTCTTAGAACAAAAAATTTGAATGCTCAGCTTACAGAATTATTAGAAGAACAGAAATTAACCACGCAGATCATCGCGCATGATTTGCGTAATCCGCTTTCTTCTATTTTAGGAATTGAATCTATTTTAAATCCGATTCTTGAGAAAAATAAAACCATTCCGCAAGAAATTCCCAAATTTCTAGGTTTAATTTTTAAATCTGCGTCTAATGGAATCCGGGTAATTGAAGACATTAGAGACGCCTATTCCTTTGAACAAAAAGGGGTTACAATCGAAATCGAATCTTTACCAATAGAAGAAATTCTTTCGGAAATTTCTGTTAGCTTTCAGACTATGTTAGAGGAAAAGCAAGTGCGGATAATCCTATCTTGCCCCACGGGACTACGAATTAGGACAAATCGCCTTCGTTTAACACGAGCCATTGAAAATGCACTTACTAACGCTATTAAGTTTAGTCCCGAAAAAGGAGAAATTCAAATCAATGTATTTGCAAAAGATTATATTGATATTACCATTAAAGATTCTGGAATAGGCATTCCTAAGAAACTACATAGATTTTTATTTCAGAAATTTACCCAAGCCAAGCGCAGAGGCTTACACAACGAAGTCTCTACCGGACTCGGAATGTATATCATTCATAAAATCATGATTTCCCTTGGCGGTGCCGTCACAATCGACAGCATTGAGAACAGGGGAACAAGCATTAGCCTCTTACTGCCCCTGTCTAAAATGGAGTGA
- a CDS encoding SH3 domain-containing protein — translation MKIKIQNYAMIWIILIILLEIGNCKQKINKYGNTDFHPQLNPASRQTTKIVMADGGLNARDVPSLEGKVAFLIPKYSMIEPTEEVGEEIEINDKKGKWAKVQFGDKTGYVFGGYLINAIIEGSEKNNEGSYYFIFYSTPAQGNTELTDCMNNYMQAGCLVVVYKASNDQPVNAFTDTVVNGWIDKDHLATSWSIGDAGYGGSGIKSINILTKDIIDIYRRDEQMKMGEGDGIEESDRLCLKSYCFDLKKNPDAIAQIKSTKGLKFYEVGQYQAANNEYATEIQLGQNDTIVFFPGKNVVMRK, via the coding sequence ATGAAGATTAAAATACAAAACTATGCTATGATATGGATAATCCTGATTATCCTTTTAGAAATTGGAAACTGTAAGCAGAAAATCAATAAATATGGGAACACTGATTTTCATCCCCAATTAAATCCTGCCTCCCGTCAAACGACTAAAATCGTAATGGCAGATGGTGGGCTTAATGCAAGGGATGTGCCTTCTCTGGAAGGAAAGGTTGCTTTTCTAATTCCAAAGTATTCTATGATCGAGCCAACAGAAGAAGTGGGCGAAGAAATAGAAATAAACGATAAAAAAGGCAAATGGGCAAAAGTTCAATTTGGAGATAAAACAGGTTATGTGTTTGGCGGATACTTGATCAATGCAATCATTGAAGGCTCCGAGAAAAACAATGAAGGGAGTTATTATTTTATATTTTATTCAACTCCCGCTCAAGGCAATACAGAATTAACAGATTGTATGAACAATTATATGCAAGCAGGCTGCCTCGTCGTCGTTTATAAAGCAAGCAATGACCAACCTGTAAATGCATTTACCGATACAGTTGTAAATGGATGGATAGACAAAGACCACTTAGCCACTAGTTGGAGTATCGGAGATGCAGGCTATGGTGGAAGCGGAATCAAATCTATCAATATTCTCACTAAGGATATAATCGATATTTACCGCAGAGATGAACAAATGAAAATGGGAGAAGGAGATGGAATAGAAGAATCAGATAGACTCTGTTTAAAGAGTTACTGCTTTGATTTAAAGAAAAACCCAGACGCAATTGCTCAAATTAAATCCACCAAAGGTTTAAAATTCTATGAAGTGGGGCAATACCAAGCAGCTAATAACGAATACGCAACCGAAATTCAACTCGGTCAAAACGATACGATTGTATTCTTTCCGGGCAAGAATGTGGTTATGAGGAAATGA
- a CDS encoding TetR/AcrR family transcriptional regulator, with protein sequence MGKENSKTKMRIIDKACELFLAYGYSRVTMDEICRSLVMSRKTMYTYFSNKEELLREVILNRSQCRRVAIDGILSDSTLDFMQRFRKMIEYISKESPRESIHFMQDIKTNAPNIWSEMIEIRNKDIPIRMGNFLKDGIKRGIVKKNMKTDIFIRMHLAVVNELMNPETLLEMGFTVAEMIQEIDSVLFFGIIDQNAPEFHKPTPKNNKIKK encoded by the coding sequence ATGGGAAAAGAAAACAGTAAAACTAAAATGCGAATTATAGATAAGGCTTGTGAGTTATTCCTCGCCTACGGTTACTCTAGAGTCACAATGGATGAGATTTGTCGCTCCCTTGTGATGAGTCGCAAGACAATGTATACATATTTTTCCAACAAAGAAGAGCTTCTTCGAGAAGTGATTCTCAACAGATCTCAATGTAGGCGCGTCGCGATTGATGGTATTCTCAGTGACTCTACGCTTGATTTTATGCAACGATTTAGAAAAATGATTGAATACATCAGTAAGGAAAGTCCACGAGAAAGTATTCACTTCATGCAAGATATAAAGACTAACGCACCGAATATTTGGTCAGAAATGATTGAGATTCGAAACAAGGACATTCCAATTCGAATGGGCAATTTTCTTAAAGATGGAATAAAACGCGGAATTGTCAAAAAAAATATGAAGACAGATATTTTTATCCGAATGCACCTTGCAGTAGTAAACGAATTAATGAATCCAGAAACACTCCTCGAAATGGGTTTCACTGTTGCTGAAATGATACAAGAAATAGATTCTGTTCTATTCTTTGGAATTATAGATCAAAACGCACCAGAATTCCATAAACCTACCCCTAAAAATAACAAGATCAAAAAGTAA
- a CDS encoding sulfatase-like hydrolase/transferase, which produces MLAFLPVLVLLTDLLVRKDILLQFNSRMRGYYLLSIAGSFLFYLFILFFLNQIARKIPKAVSYFLAFLIALIYSFSLIGSYGYFFRANMLPNYFVFHYMIQEPLNSFTLLKDSLSIFSFFIYMLLTSFSFFIICKFSQINLPFSRVGKTIIVILGIFSLSLLTIITFNTRFQDQLYVSDVNTIAFASRNILNRLSSSQMGSTGLQSRTKTSIRENIRKPKFNILLVVAESLRRDHLSVYNYERETTPFLKGVVSSKPKEFFLFQNAYSNASSTLISLPSILTGASPVQSAADTHSYPVFWEYGKKAEMDTFYITSHSLAWNNLNGYLSNSGIDFLYNRETSGESIYNDIGIDDRKTLLTFDSHIKKLAVEKKTFAGVLHLNTNHFPFFVPGSSKKWDGNDVRDMYDNSVYHFDRLMESMFKSLSESGTLDNTIILITSDHGESLLEHNYLGHIESYYLEAVSIPMMIYIPKSLQKESQLEKLYTNTHKNVMNLDIIPTVVDLLLESNKDNFKTVQLGGKSLLGEISSDRTIIISNNNEISLYKVGISYIRNDMHYILKINSIPKKEELYNIRLDHFESKNIWGEQDQKKKLEMRNELNGCTVCSEILSNL; this is translated from the coding sequence TTGCTAGCATTTTTACCAGTATTAGTCCTTTTGACCGATTTATTAGTTCGTAAGGATATATTACTTCAATTTAATTCGCGTATGCGAGGATACTATCTATTATCCATAGCTGGTTCTTTCTTGTTCTATCTCTTTATTCTTTTCTTCTTAAATCAAATCGCAAGAAAGATACCGAAAGCAGTTTCTTATTTCTTGGCTTTCTTGATTGCACTTATTTATTCCTTTTCTCTAATTGGCAGTTACGGATATTTTTTCCGCGCGAATATGCTGCCTAATTATTTTGTATTTCATTATATGATTCAGGAGCCGCTGAATTCTTTTACACTTCTCAAAGATTCACTTTCCATTTTTAGTTTTTTTATTTATATGCTCCTCACTAGTTTCAGTTTTTTCATAATTTGTAAATTCTCCCAAATAAACTTACCCTTTAGCCGAGTTGGAAAGACAATCATTGTTATCCTCGGCATTTTTTCCTTATCCTTACTTACTATCATTACATTCAATACAAGATTTCAAGATCAACTTTATGTATCCGATGTAAATACGATTGCATTTGCTTCTAGAAACATTCTCAATAGACTTTCCTCTTCTCAAATGGGCTCGACTGGATTACAGTCTAGAACGAAAACATCCATACGGGAAAATATCCGTAAGCCTAAGTTTAATATTTTACTTGTAGTAGCAGAAAGTCTACGCAGAGATCATTTAAGTGTATACAATTATGAAAGAGAGACGACTCCATTTTTGAAGGGAGTTGTTTCTTCTAAACCGAAAGAATTTTTCCTATTTCAAAATGCTTATTCCAATGCAAGCTCGACTTTGATTTCTCTTCCAAGTATACTGACAGGAGCTTCTCCAGTTCAATCAGCAGCAGATACTCATTCTTATCCCGTATTTTGGGAGTATGGAAAAAAAGCAGAGATGGATACGTTTTATATCACCTCTCATAGTCTGGCATGGAATAATCTAAACGGATATTTATCGAATTCAGGTATTGATTTTTTGTATAATAGAGAGACTAGTGGTGAATCCATATATAACGACATTGGAATTGATGATAGAAAGACATTGCTAACATTTGATTCTCATATTAAAAAACTTGCAGTAGAAAAAAAGACATTTGCTGGCGTTCTTCATTTGAATACAAATCATTTTCCTTTTTTTGTTCCGGGAAGTTCAAAGAAGTGGGATGGAAATGATGTAAGGGATATGTATGACAATTCTGTTTATCATTTTGATAGACTGATGGAGTCTATGTTCAAGAGTCTTTCTGAATCAGGAACACTGGATAATACCATTATACTCATCACTTCCGATCATGGAGAATCTCTACTCGAACACAATTACCTTGGACATATAGAGAGTTATTATTTAGAAGCAGTTTCGATTCCTATGATGATTTATATTCCCAAATCTCTACAAAAAGAATCGCAACTAGAAAAGTTATACACAAATACACACAAGAATGTAATGAACTTAGATATAATTCCAACGGTTGTAGACTTACTCCTTGAATCCAATAAGGATAATTTTAAAACAGTTCAGCTTGGTGGTAAATCACTATTAGGCGAGATTTCCTCTGATAGAACGATTATTATTTCAAACAACAACGAAATTTCATTATACAAAGTAGGAATTAGTTACATTCGAAATGATATGCATTATATTCTAAAAATAAATTCGATTCCCAAGAAGGAAGAATTGTATAATATAAGGCTAGATCATTTCGAAAGTAAAAATATTTGGGGCGAGCAAGACCAAAAGAAAAAATTAGAAATGAGAAATGAGCTAAATGGATGCACAGTTTGTTCAGAGATTCTTTCTAATTTATAA
- a CDS encoding MSEP-CTERM sorting domain-containing protein has protein sequence MKTLLNPRSLLLFTTAPGLLLFYLLYNKYTLIHSLLEDPAKLIWLYLGISFVTLLTMTSLYALYLIKNKLEISIYYAFFSLTGYISILYAQTYHYATILPFSIPQWMVSDEVFFYAGTFLMPTLIHNVFILVAWLTPEERQSKNWLNFLFAVSVPAIWYLLLQVILPLWRHTSFQYETHVITVFFIIGTVLFLLFIIRGIYVLSVKKQETISKYQLLWKIPISIVFPLLGLAINNGLDIKNLSFRENEAGIFGDFNGLWFYIFAFANGVFVCLPNLENKIYRFTLFILRAVTFSYTLYFFLVFLPYLPLSILAIIAFGLGFLMLTPLLLIVIHVNELYSDFHFLKDKFSQKVLILFFTVGIFALPALITFQYYSHRTTLANTLSYLYTPDYLREYKIDRHSLLKTIQTIHNFKARNRGQSFLTVNQKTPFLSSYFNWIVLDNMTLSESKIQFIEKIFFGKTEISLNPFSVNQFNNSGVKISNVKTKSSFNSNTKTWTSTIDLEIKNLTDMNLSEFSTQFTLPTGAWISDYYLFVGDRKESGILAEKKAAMWVYSQILNARRDPGIIYYTSGNEIAFKVFPFNAREIRKTGMEIIHKEQVEITLDGKKISLGEKNADLPSNLNEKVIYVSSLEKIQLPKTQRTPYFHFLIDTSFEKQIQKDKYIQKIESLLKSSKQELATPRFSLVNQYTKNISSADWKNQLSKTEFTGGFYLDRAIRQTLAQSYEENKKEFPILIVVTEDMQSAVIEKNFSDLAIAYPETTFFYEVNEQGKPIAHSLKHNPNLPLLNQTSISFEPYVYTKTLSNGHTAYLPLDANPSIILPNSKFEILPSDIKAKDWNSGLYLQGKWISHTLHPEISETEWLPLVRYSFISKFLTPVTSYMVVENEAQKEALKRKQEQVLSSNKSLDVGEDVQRMSEPNLYLLLGVFGIIIWIRNYLLQRQKRNEANGI, from the coding sequence ATGAAAACCTTACTCAATCCTAGATCACTTCTCCTATTCACAACAGCGCCGGGGCTACTTCTTTTTTATCTCTTGTATAATAAGTATACTCTCATCCATAGCTTGCTTGAAGATCCGGCAAAGCTTATCTGGCTCTATCTGGGTATTTCTTTTGTGACCTTACTCACAATGACTAGCCTATACGCTTTGTATTTAATCAAGAATAAGTTAGAGATTTCTATCTATTATGCGTTTTTTTCTTTAACTGGATATATATCAATTCTATATGCGCAAACTTATCATTATGCAACCATCCTTCCCTTTTCAATTCCACAATGGATGGTTTCCGATGAAGTGTTTTTTTATGCGGGAACATTTTTAATGCCAACTTTAATTCACAATGTATTTATCTTAGTAGCCTGGCTTACTCCAGAAGAAAGACAAAGTAAGAATTGGCTTAATTTTCTATTTGCAGTCTCAGTTCCGGCTATTTGGTATTTGCTACTACAAGTGATATTACCACTCTGGCGTCACACTTCTTTTCAGTATGAGACTCATGTGATAACGGTCTTTTTTATTATTGGAACGGTTTTATTTTTACTCTTTATTATTCGCGGTATCTATGTCCTAAGTGTAAAGAAACAGGAAACCATTTCCAAATACCAACTCCTCTGGAAAATTCCAATTTCTATTGTATTTCCTCTTTTGGGACTTGCGATTAACAATGGTCTTGATATAAAAAATCTTTCATTCAGAGAAAATGAAGCCGGCATCTTCGGTGACTTCAATGGTCTCTGGTTTTATATTTTTGCATTTGCCAATGGAGTGTTTGTATGCTTACCAAATTTAGAAAATAAAATCTATAGATTCACTCTATTTATTCTAAGAGCGGTTACTTTTTCGTATACGCTCTATTTCTTTCTGGTATTTCTTCCTTATCTTCCCCTTTCTATTCTAGCGATTATTGCGTTTGGTCTCGGCTTTTTAATGCTGACTCCACTTCTATTGATTGTGATTCATGTAAATGAACTCTATTCAGACTTTCATTTTCTAAAAGATAAATTCTCGCAAAAGGTTCTAATCCTTTTTTTCACGGTGGGAATATTTGCATTACCCGCTCTGATTACATTTCAATATTATAGCCATAGGACAACTCTTGCGAATACGCTCAGTTATCTCTACACTCCCGATTATTTGAGAGAGTATAAAATAGACCGACATTCCTTGCTTAAAACAATACAAACCATCCACAACTTCAAAGCACGAAATAGAGGACAAAGTTTTTTAACAGTAAATCAAAAGACTCCTTTTTTATCTTCTTATTTCAATTGGATTGTATTAGACAATATGACGCTTTCTGAATCCAAAATCCAATTCATAGAAAAAATATTCTTTGGAAAAACCGAGATTTCATTGAATCCATTTTCAGTAAATCAATTCAATAATTCAGGAGTTAAAATTTCTAATGTTAAAACGAAAAGCAGTTTTAATTCAAATACAAAGACATGGACTAGCACGATTGATTTAGAAATTAAGAATCTAACCGATATGAATCTATCCGAGTTCTCTACTCAATTTACTTTGCCGACAGGAGCATGGATTAGCGATTACTATCTATTTGTCGGAGACAGAAAAGAAAGTGGAATACTCGCAGAAAAGAAAGCGGCTATGTGGGTGTATTCGCAAATCTTAAATGCTAGAAGAGATCCCGGAATAATATACTATACCAGTGGAAATGAAATTGCCTTCAAAGTGTTCCCATTTAACGCAAGAGAAATTAGAAAAACGGGAATGGAGATCATTCATAAAGAGCAAGTAGAAATAACTTTAGATGGAAAGAAGATTTCTCTCGGAGAGAAAAATGCAGATTTACCTTCTAACCTAAACGAAAAAGTAATCTATGTTTCTAGCCTAGAGAAAATACAATTACCAAAAACACAAAGGACTCCTTATTTTCATTTCTTAATTGATACTTCCTTCGAAAAGCAAATACAAAAGGATAAATACATTCAAAAGATTGAATCCTTACTAAAAAGCAGCAAACAGGAATTAGCTACTCCAAGATTTAGTCTAGTAAACCAATATACAAAGAATATTTCTTCTGCAGATTGGAAAAATCAATTGAGTAAAACTGAATTTACCGGCGGATTTTATTTAGATAGAGCCATTCGCCAAACACTAGCGCAATCTTACGAAGAGAACAAAAAAGAATTTCCGATACTGATTGTAGTAACAGAAGATATGCAAAGCGCAGTGATTGAAAAAAACTTTTCTGACCTTGCCATTGCTTATCCTGAAACTACCTTTTTCTACGAAGTAAACGAGCAAGGAAAACCAATCGCGCATTCTCTAAAGCATAATCCAAATTTGCCTTTGTTAAATCAAACTAGTATTTCTTTTGAGCCATATGTTTATACGAAAACTTTATCCAATGGACATACTGCTTATTTACCGCTTGATGCTAATCCATCTATCATTCTCCCCAATTCTAAGTTTGAGATTCTTCCTTCTGATATTAAAGCCAAAGACTGGAACTCGGGACTCTACTTACAAGGGAAATGGATTTCGCATACACTCCATCCAGAAATATCGGAAACAGAATGGTTGCCACTCGTGCGTTATAGTTTTATTTCGAAGTTTCTAACTCCTGTCACTTCGTATATGGTAGTAGAAAATGAAGCCCAAAAGGAAGCACTCAAACGCAAACAAGAACAGGTGCTATCTTCGAATAAGTCACTAGACGTAGGCGAAGATGTGCAGAGAATGTCAGAGCCTAATCTTTATTTGCTGCTCGGAGTATTCGGAATTATAATTTGGATTCGTAATTATCTGTTGCAAAGACAAAAGAGAAATGAGGCTAATGGTATATAG
- the xrtK gene encoding exosortase K encodes MNKNTFYYLSIAFLFICFKYLYSIADNSHLAFLLNPISIAIEQMTGSSPIFIPEKGFFYPNLNILIDKSCSGFNFWMLCFTLFSFHFIQNRKNNSIFLYLPFLLFVTYLMTLLTNTSRILISIKIQSLFHFTLADNQFLTHEAIGSFIFLFFFIMFYLLIHFIFLKDSHENLTQS; translated from the coding sequence ATGAATAAAAATACTTTCTATTATCTCTCCATTGCATTTCTATTTATTTGCTTTAAGTATTTATACTCAATAGCAGATAACAGCCATTTGGCGTTTTTGCTAAATCCAATCAGCATTGCAATTGAGCAAATGACTGGCTCTAGCCCAATTTTCATTCCAGAGAAAGGATTCTTTTATCCAAATCTAAACATCCTAATCGATAAATCCTGCTCTGGTTTTAATTTCTGGATGCTTTGCTTTACTCTGTTTAGTTTTCATTTCATTCAAAATCGCAAGAATAATTCAATTTTTCTTTATTTACCCTTTCTACTTTTTGTTACCTATCTAATGACTTTGCTGACAAATACTTCTAGAATATTAATTTCCATCAAGATACAAAGTCTTTTTCATTTTACACTTGCGGATAATCAATTTTTAACGCATGAAGCCATTGGCAGTTTTATATTTCTTTTCTTTTTTATAATGTTTTATCTTTTAATCCATTTTATTTTTTTGAAGGACTCACATGAAAACCTTACTCAATCCTAG